In Rhodamnia argentea isolate NSW1041297 chromosome 4, ASM2092103v1, whole genome shotgun sequence, the following proteins share a genomic window:
- the LOC115752620 gene encoding probable LRR receptor-like serine/threonine-protein kinase At2g24230, translated as MGLGLFGYLLVLAICTRPLASQQPNSDGSFVSEFLRKMGLASSHVYNFSSPVCSWQGVFCDAEQKNVVKFLAPGLGLSGPIPDTTLGKLSKLQTLDLSNNNITGLPSDFWSLGSLESLNLSFNQISGSLSSNIGNFGSLEVIDVSGNNFSGEIPAAIGSLQNLQVLRLDGNGFQWSIPPSILKCQSLVLIDLSSNQLNGSLPDEFGAAFPKLKTLNLANNEIHGHDTDFSGLKSITTLNISRNSFRGSVLGAFQEMLQVIDLSKNQFQGHISQVRFNSTYNWSNLVYLDLSENQLSGEILHSLTESRKLRYLSLAHNRFTRQEFPRFEVLSGLEYLNLSKTSLTGHIPSKISELSHLKTLDLSENHLSGQIPSLSVPGLQNLDVSQNNLTGEIPMSLLEKLPWMERYNFSYNNLTFCANGFSPENLQKAFLGSMNSCPIAANPAFFKRKAPRDKGLKLALALSLSMVCLLAGLLFLAFGCRRKTKLWAVKQTSYKEEQQISGPFLFQTDSTTWVADVKQATSVPVVIFEKPLLNITFADLLSATSNFDRGTLLAEGKFGPVYRGFLPGGIHVAVKVLVRGSTLTDQEVAKELEYLGRIKHPNLVPLTGYCLAGDQRIAIYDYMENGNLQNLLHDLPLGVQTTEDWSTDTWEDDENNGIQNVGSEALLTTWRFRHKIALGTARALAFLHHGCFPSIIHRDVKASSIYLDYNLEPRLSDFGLAKVFGNGLDEEIARGSPGYVPPEFSEPGYESPTSKSDVYCFGVVLFELITGKKPIGDEYPEEREANLVDWVRGWVRHSQGSRAIDPKLRGTGPDDQMEEALKIGYLCTADLPSKRPSMQQIVGLLKDIEPVLGV; from the coding sequence ATGGGTCTCGGCTTGTTTGGCTACCTGCTGGTTTTGGCCATTTGCACTAGGCCTTTGGCTTCTCAACAGCCAAACTCGGACGGGTCTTTTGTGTCCGAATTCTTGCGGAAGATGGGTCTCGCTTCTTCTCATGTCTACAACTTCTCTTCTCCTGTTTGCTCATGGCAGGGAGTTTTCTGTGATGCCGAACAAAAGAATGTCGTTAAGTTTCTAGCTCCTGGTTTAGGTCTGTCTGGTCCTATTCCGGATACTACCCTAGGGAAGCTTAGCAAGCTCCAAACTTTGGATCTTAGCAACAACAATATCACTGGGTTGCCTTCAGATTTCTGGAGTTTAGGCTCACTTGAGAGCCTAAACCTCTCCTTCAACCAGATTTCTGGGTCTCTCTCGAGCAACATTGGCAACTTTGGTTCGCTTGAAGTTATTGATGTTTCTGGCAACAATTTCTCTGGTGAAATTCCTGCAGCTATTGGCTCTCTTCAGAATCTTCAAGTCCTTAGACTAGATGGGAATGGGTTTCAATGGAGCATTCCACCCAGCATTCTGAAGTGCCAGTCGCTTGTCCTCATTGATCTTTCATCAAATCAGCTAAATGGGTCTCTTCCTGATGAATTCGGTGCCGCTTTCCCTAAACTCAAAACCTTGAACCTAGCAAACAATGAGATTCATGGGCATGACACGGATTTCTCAGGGCTGAAATCGATCACCACTCTCAACATTTCCCGGAATTCGTTTCGAGGATCGGTGCTTGGTGCCTTCCAGGAGATGTTGCAGGTTATCGACCTGAGCAAGAACCAGTTCCAAGGTCACATTTCTCAGGTACGGTTCAATTCCACCTATAACTGGTCTAATCTGGTTTATCTAGATTTGTCTGAGAATCAGCTCAGCGGAGAGATTTTACACAGTTTGACTGAATCCCGGAAACTTAGATACCTAAGTCTTGCACATAATAGATTTACCAGGCAGGAGTTCCCAAGATTTGAAGTCCTCTCTGGTTTAGAATATCTTAATTTGTCCAAAACCAGTCTCACTGGTCACATTCCCAGTAAAATTTCGGAGTTGAGTCATTTGAAGACACTCGATCTCTCTGAGAATCATCTCAGTGGACAAATCCCCTCTCTAAGCGTTCCAGGCCTCCAAAACCTCGATGtttctcaaaataatttgaCCGGAGAAATCCCAATGTCACTCTTGGAGAAGCTCCCTTGGATGGAACGATACAACTTCTCTTACAACAACTTAACCTTCTGTGCAAATGGATTTTCCCCAGAAAACCTCCAAAAAGCCTTCTTGGGGTCAATGAATAGCTGCCCCATTGCTGCCAACCCAGCattctttaaaagaaaagcTCCCCGAGACAAGGGACTGAAGCTTGCGCTTGCTTTATCCCTCTCAATGGTCTGTTTGCTTGCTGGACTGCTATTTCTGGCCTTCGGTtgcagaagaaaaacaaaattgtggGCTGTAAAACAGACCTCATACAAGGAAGAGCAACAAATTTCAGGTCCTTTCTTGTTTCAAACCGATTCAACCACATGGGTGGCCGATGTAAAGCAAGCCACATCAGTCCCGGTTGTAATATTCGAGAAGCCTTTGTTGAATATCACCTTTGCTGACCTCTTGTCTGCAACATCAAATTTTGACCGTGGCACCCTTTTGGCCGAGGGAAAGTTTGGGCCCGTGTACAGGGGTTTCCTGCCTGGTGGAATCCATGTAGCTGTCAAAGTTTTGGTTCGTGGTTCCACGTTGACTGATCAAGAAGTGGCCAAGGAGCTCGAGTATCTCGGCCGGATCAAACACCCGAATCTTGTCCCGCTAACTGGATACTGCTTAGCCGGGGACCAGAGGATTGCCATATATGATTACATGGAGAACGGGAACTTGCAGAACTTGCTTCACGACTTGCCACTGGGTGTTCAGACCACGGAGGACTGGAGCACAGATACGTGGGAGGATGACGAGAATAATGGCATTCAAAATGTAGGATCTGAAGCACTGTTGACCACTTGGAGATTTCGACACAAAATAGCCCTTGGCACAGCGCGAGCTCTGGCATTTCTACACCACGGGTGCTTCCCTTCAATAATACATCGGGATGTTAAAGCTAGTAGCATTTACCTCGACTACAACTTGGAACCGAGATTATCTGATTTTGGGTTGGCTAAGGTGTTTGGAAATGGATTGGATGAAGAGATTGCTCGTGGGTCACCCGGGTATGTTCCGCCAGAATTCTCTGAACCTGGATATGAGTCCCCAACATCGAAATCCGATGTATATTGCTTTGGCGTGGTTCTTTTCGAGCTCATTACAGGGAAAAAGCCGATCGGAGATGAATAtccagaggagagagaggcaaaTTTGGTGGATTGGGTTAGGGGGTGGGTGAGACACAGCCAGGGATCAAGAGCCATTGATCCAAAACTTCGCGGAACCGGACCCGATGACCAGATGGAGGAAGCCCTCAAGATCGGTTATCTCTGCACAGCCGACCTGCCCTCGAAGCGGCCGAGCATGCAGCAGATAGTTGGACTTCTTAAAGATATCGAGCCAGTCTTAGGTGTTTGA